The following proteins come from a genomic window of Lycium ferocissimum isolate CSIRO_LF1 chromosome 4, AGI_CSIRO_Lferr_CH_V1, whole genome shotgun sequence:
- the LOC132053271 gene encoding protein trichome birefringence-like 42, giving the protein MSAKTRISCLSYINKILLVLLLSRTAHSVEVSQSCNLFQGSWVFDDSYPLYDSLQCPFIDQGLNCLKNGRTDKFYLKYRWQPTDCDMSRFDGEDLLKNFRGKNFMFVGDSLSSNQWQSLACMLHAAVPNSNYTFDQTRNRSVLSFPEFEFTVTFLKNGFLVDLVVEEAGRVLKLDSLSRTEQWKGVDFLIFNSYHWWIHTGRLQTWDYFQVGDKLYKDLDHMEAYKIALTTWANWIDSNIDPAVTKVFFQGISAVHYHGNDWNEPMVQDCTGQTKPIEGSTYPGDRYPGEAVVKSVLSNMTKPVTLLDIALLTQLRKDGHPSRIASGATDCSHWCVAGVPDAWNELLYSILLQK; this is encoded by the exons ATGTCTGCTAAAACAAGAATTTCTTGTCTAAGCTACATTAATAAaattcttcttgttcttctcctATCAAGAACAGCACATTCAGTTGAAGTATCACAGAGCTGTAATTTATTTCAAGGAAGTTGGGTTTTTGATGATTCTTATCCACTTTATGATTCTTTACAGTGTCCTTTTATAGACCAAGGTCTCAATTGCCTCAAAAATGGAAGAACAGATAAATTTTATCTCAAATATAGATGGCAGCCAACTGATTGTGACATGTCCAG GTTCGACGGTGAAGATCTCCTGAAAAACTTCAGGGGCAAAAACTTCATGTTTGTGGGGGATTCCTTGAGCAGTAACCAGTGGCAATCACTAGCATGCATGCTTCATGCTGCAGTTCCGAATTCTAATTACACATTTGACCAAACAAGAAACCGTTCCGTTCTCTCATTCCCG GAGTTTGAGTTCACAGTCACATTCTTGAAAAACGGATTTCTCGTTGACCTCGTGGTTGAGGAAGCAGGACGAGTTCTCAAGCTCGACTCTCTCAGCAGGACTGAACAGTGGAAAGGAGTTGATTTCTTAATCTTCAACAGCTACCATTGGTGGATACACACTGGACGTCTACAAAC ATGGGATTATTTTCAAGTTGGTGACAAACTCTATAAGGATTTGGACCATATGGAAGCATACAAAATTGCTTTGACTACTTGGGCCAATTGGATTGATTCCAACATTGATCCTGCTGTGACTAAAGTGTTCTTCCAAGGAATTTCTGCTGTTCATTATCA TGGCAACGATTGGAATGAACCAATGGTACAAGACTGCACTGGACAAACAAAGCCAATAGAGGGATCAACTTATCCAGGTGACAGATATCCAGGAGAGGCAGTCGTAAAAAGTGTTCTCAGTAACATGACAAAGCCTGTCACTTTACTTGATATTGCACTGCTTACACAACTACGAAAAGACGGGCACCCTTCGAGAATTGCCAGTGGCGCAACCGATTGCAGCCACTGGTGTGTAGCTGGTGTTCCAGATGCTTGGAATGAGCTATTGTACTCAATCTTGCTCCAGAAGTGA
- the LOC132054769 gene encoding protein trichome birefringence-like 42, whose product MSAISYINKILVFLLLSRISHPVEVSNSCNLFQGSWVFDDSYPLYDSLQCPFIDPSLNCIKNGRTDNLYLKYRWQPNDCDMPRFNGDDFLQKFRGKSFMFVGDSLSSNQWQSLACMLHAAVPNSNYTFDRTRNRSVLSIPEFDFTVTFLKDGFLVNLVVEEAGRVLKLDSLSSSKQWKGIDVLIFNSYHWWIHTGHRQTWDYFQVGDKLYKDMDHMEAYKIALTTWANWVDSNIDPAVTKVFFQGISAIHFRGKDWDEPTVQDCSGQTKPIEGSTYPGERYPGEAVVKSVLSNMTKPVTLLDIALLTQLRKDGHPAGFASGTNTDCSHWCVAGVPDSWNELLYTILLQK is encoded by the exons ATGTCTGCTATAAGCTACATTAATAAAATTCTAGTTTTTCTTCTCCTATCAAGAATATCACATCCAGTTGAAGTATCAAATAGCTGTAATTTATTTCAAGGAAGTTGGGTTTTTGATGATTCTTATCCACTTTATGACTCCTTGCAATGTCCATTTATAGACCCAAGTCTCAATTGTATCAAAAATGGAAGAACAGACAATTTATACCTCAAATACAGATGGCAGCCAAATGATTGTGACATGCCGAG GTTCAATGGTGATGATTTCCTGCAAAAGTTTAGAGGCAAAAGCTTCATGTTTGTGGGGGATTCCTTGAGCAGCAACCAGTGGCAATCACTAGCATGCATGCTTCATGCTGCAGTTCCAAATTCTAATTACACATTTGACAGAACAAGGAACCGTTCCGTTCTCTCAATCCCG GAGTTTGACTTCACAGTCACATTCTTGAAAGACGGATTTCTTGTTAACCTAGTGGTCGAGGAAGCTGGACGAGTTCTCAAGCTCGACTCTCTCAGCAGTAGCAAACAATGGAAAGGAATTGATGTCTTAATTTTCAACAGCTACCATTGGTGGATACATACAGGACATAGACAAAC ATGGGACTACTTTCAAGTTGGTGACAAACTTTACAAGGATATGGACCATATGGAAGCATACAAGATTGCTTTAACAACTTGGGCAAATTGGGTTGATTCCAACATTGATCCTGCCGTGACTAAAGTGTTCTTCCAAGGAATTTCTGCTATTCATTTCCG TGGCAAGGATTGGGATGAACCAACTGTGCAGGACTGCAGTGGACAAACAAAACCAATAGAAGGCTCAACTTATCCAGGTGAAAGATATCCAGGAGAAGCAGTTGTGAAGAGTGTCCTAAGTAACATGACAAAACCTGTGACTTTACTTGATATTGCACTGCTTACACAACTACGAAAAGACGGACACCCCGCGGGATTTGCCAGTGGCACAAATACTGATTGCAGCCACTGGTGTGTAGCTGGTGTTCCAGATTCTTGGAATGAGCTATTGTACACAATCTTGCTCCAGAAATGA